From the Mangifera indica cultivar Alphonso chromosome 10, CATAS_Mindica_2.1, whole genome shotgun sequence genome, one window contains:
- the LOC123228133 gene encoding biotin carboxyl carrier protein of acetyl-CoA carboxylase-like translates to MESSATLRSFNYSIGTIPHVGSLLERPGMVSVQSSCWHGLSKFHKLIASPVKRYRTVVSGAKTSEATVAAKSEVSSGSATQSSLEKNTLRNATFPSAVEALVLEVCDETEVAELKLKVGDFEMHMKRNVGATKVPMSNISPTTAPPIPSKPMDVSAPAATPPAPKPSKEKTSPFANVSFGKSPKLVAFEASGPNGYVLVSSPTVGSFRRNRTVKGKKQPPICKEGDVIKEGQIIGYLDQFGTELPVKSDVAGEVLKLLFNDGEAVGYGDPLVAVLPSFHGIE, encoded by the exons ATGGAGTCCTCCGCCACTCTTCGATCCTTCAACT ATTCTATAGGTACCATTCCACACGTGGGATCGCTACTTGAAAGGCCTGGAATGGTGTCTGTTCAAAGTAGTTGCTGGCATGGCTTGAGTAAATTTCACAAACTCATTGCTTCTCCAGTGAAGCGATACAGGACAGTTGTATCGGGAGCAAAGACTTCTGAAGCTACTGTAGCAGCCAAGTCTGAAG TTTCATCTGGGAGTGCTACTCAAAGCTCTTTAGAGAAGAATACCCTGAGGAATGCAACCTTCCCAAGTGCAGTTGAG GCATTGGTGTTGGAGGTCTGTGATGAGACAGAGGTTGCTGAGCTGAAACTGAAG GTTGGGGACTTTGAAATGCATATGAAGCGAAATGTTGGAGCCACTAAAGTTCCTATGTCAAACATTTCACCAACTACAGCACCACCTATTCCATCTAAACCTATGGATGTATCAGCACCTGCAGCAACACCACCAGCACCAAAACCCTCCAAAGAAAAAACCAGTCCTTTTGCTAATGTGTCCTTTGGAAAGTCACCCAAATTAGTAGCCTTTGAGGCTTCTGGACCCAATGGTTATGTTCTAGTATCTTCTCCAACG GTTGGTTCATTCCGAAGGAACAGAACAGTGAAAGGAAAGAAGCAACCTCCCATCTGTAAAGAG GGTGATGTAATTAAAGAGGGACAAATAATAGGATACTTGGATCAATTTGGCACTGAACTTCCTGTGAAG TCAGACGTGGCTGGAGAAGTATTGAAGCTCCTATTCAATGATGGAG AGGCTGTTGGTTACGGAGATCCTCTCGTTGCCGTCTTGCCATCGTTTCATGGTATTGAGTAA